In a single window of the Chionomys nivalis chromosome 11, mChiNiv1.1, whole genome shotgun sequence genome:
- the Wasf2 gene encoding actin-binding protein WASF2, with amino-acid sequence MPLVTRNIEPRHLCRQTLPSDTSELECRTNITLANVIRQLGSLSKYAEDIFGEICTQASAFASRVNSLAERVDRVQVKVTQLDPKEEEVSLQGINTRKAFRSSTTQDQKLFDRNSLPVPVLETYNSCDAPPPLNNLSPYRDDGKEALKFYTNPSYFFDLWKEKMLQDTKDIMKEKRKHRKEKKDNPNRGNVNPRKIKTRKEEWEKMKMGQEFVESKEKLGPSGYSSTLVYQNGSIGSVENVDTGSYPPPPQSDSTSSPSPSFSEDNLPPPPAEFSYPADNQRGSVLAGPKRTSVVSPSHPPPAPPLSSPPGPKPGFSPPPAPPPPPPMGVPPPLPPIGFGSPGTPPPPSPPSFPPHPDFAAPPPPPPPPATDYPMPPPPLSQPAGGAPPPPPPPPPPGPPPLPFSGADAQPAAPPPPPLSDATKPKSSLPAVSDARSDLLSAIRQGFQLRKVEEQREQEKRDVVGNDVATILSRRIAVEYSDSEDDSSEFDEDDWSD; translated from the exons ATGCCGTTAGTAACCAGGAACATCGAGCCAAGGCACCTGTGCCGTCAGACGTTGCCTAGCGATACAAGCGAGCTGGAATGCAGGACCAACATCACCCTGGCAAATGTCATCCGACAGCTGGGCAGCCTGA GTAAATATGCAGAGGACATTTTCGGAGAGATTTGTACTCAGGCAAGTGCCTTTGCCTCCCGGGTAAACTCCCTTGCTGAGCGAGTTGACCGAGTACAAGTTAAAGTCACTCAGCTGGATCCCAAGGAAGAAGAAG TGTCACTACAAGGCATCAACACCCGGAAGGCCTTCAGAAGCTCTACCACCCAAGACCAGAAGCTTTTTGACAGAAATTCTCTACCAGTGCCTGTTTTAGAAACCTATAACAGCTGTGACGCTCCCCCGCCTCTCAACAATCTAAGTCCTTACAG GGATGATGGAAAAGAGGCACTCAAATTCTACACCAACCCTTCCTACTTCTTTGATCTTTGGAAGGAGAAGATGCTGCAGGACACCAAGGATATcatgaaagagaagagaaagcataGG aaagaaaagaaagataatccGAATAGAGGGAATGTAAACCCACGCAAAATCAAGACGCGTAAGGAAGAGTGGGAGAAAATGAAGATGGGACAAGAATTTGTCgaatccaaagaaaaactggGACCTTCTGG ATACTCATCCACCTTGGTCTACCAGAATGGCAGCATTGGCTCTGTTGAAAATGTGGATACAGGGAgctacccaccaccaccacaatcagACTCCACCTCCtcaccttctccttccttctctgaagACAACTTGCCTCCCCCACCAGCAGAATTCAG CTACCCTGCAGACAACCAAAGAGGATCTGTCTTGGCTGGACCCAAAAGAACCAGCGTGGTCAGCCCAAGCCAtccacccccagctcctcctctGAGCTCTCCACCAGGCCCCAAACCTGGCTTTTCTCCACCACctgctcctccacctccacctccaatGGGTGTGCCGCCTCCACTACCACCTATAGGATTTGGGTCTCCTGGGACCCCTCCgccaccatcacctccatctTTTCCACCTCACCCTGATTTCGCTGCCCCTCCGCCACCTCCCCCCCCACCAGCAACTGACTACCCAATGCCACCACCTCCCTTGTCCCAACCAGCTGGAGgtgctcctccccctccccctccccctccccctccagggcCCCCACCTCTCCCCTTTAGTGGTGCTGATGCCCAGCctgctgcaccaccaccaccacctctttcCGATGCCACCAAGCCCAAGTCCTCTTTGCCTGCTGTGAGCGATGCACGTAGTGACCTGCTTTCCGCCATCCGCCAAG GCTTTCAGCTTCGAAAGGTTGAAGAGCAACGGGAACAAGAGAAGCGTGATGTGGTGGGCAATGATGTGGCCACCATCCTGTCACGTCGGATTGCTGTTGAGTACAGCGACTCGGAAGACGATTCCTCTGAATTTGATGAAGACGACTGGTCGGATTAA